A window from Triticum aestivum cultivar Chinese Spring chromosome 6D, IWGSC CS RefSeq v2.1, whole genome shotgun sequence encodes these proteins:
- the LOC123143054 gene encoding uncharacterized protein isoform X1, with amino-acid sequence MRTEVIKANTIDEAVEGILDELKYTRGKENVIYFDGWDGLGASAVVQAVGQQLASNEKKWQWGLQFEQVIHIDCSKWESTRAVQREIAEQLKLPNQVMQMFDKQDEEDDFNGITDQQSRAGIAEVAIEIQRSIQGSRFLLVLHNGSNEEIDISSLGLPVYEYLTNKVIWTFQGRFRMDPNMKDKAMKKDITNVLLSASCYEKNPQDLWYYLLRKEATLVAYKSGVDPEILVQCFLYMLTIHCTSRHYVDSEYDLATHACNYWICDGIIQKATDIAEAWQVGERLQGDIRWNMDYRDNEFPSRFLWYAECVPHWASPAHGFVLVPNRVVPSRMFQHFNKLGVMKLSRCSFSFSSPPFLCCHSLRFLWLDHCQNLGKRDEAQLEEEDTPRLWSCFQSLWVLDLRYTDCDWILSARMMDLMTQLRELNVMGAKNCDFSHLQGRLRNIRKLRLTKSTCWSDTNVFSDMESMELLDFSGNMVSGYMRSLSGSASNINLDSVIIGACGGLKIISFRDCKELKNIFLKGSLGSPEELDLSGTGVKTLNFREVVATSLPKQIILLGCEKLRAILWPKTFQGKGWSGLLHLDTTSISASADGGEASHAHPLSDQALQQQKEEKFNGGWRISLMDTRLLRSLSPVREFLRATSVHIDICPAATVGGCNIQGTSSHKLLQVQPHTRTMVDSMYGYVLKDGGPVGVMVMWDCPKIFLWDEPKTCMIKIIHGQGNKLLEDAPSASTSALLLPGFICKQSTSVHVYDNLSITNIPPPLDGSGWQSLRWCRVERCPKLHTVFNIGQGNGASSFRRLETLWLSQLLTAETFTTPILTFCSLEFLHLDCCPRLLHVFTLASRNSGRFFCSYLQTLEIVYCDDLREVFPLAPGPQKQDTVIEFPYLRSIHLHEVPKLQHICGCRMWEPILETVKIRGCWSLRRLPSVGRDTKPPKVDCEKDWWDNLEWDGLNKYHHPSLYEPSHSLYYKVELPRGTILR; translated from the exons ATGCGTACAGAA GTTATCAAGGCAAACACCATTGATGAGGCTGTTGAAGGAATTCTCGATGAACTCAAGTATACTAGAGGAAAAGAAAATGTCATATACTTTGATGGCTGGGACGGGCTGGGGGCATCTGCGGTCGTGCAAGCCGTAGGCCAACAGCtcgcatcaaatgaaaagaaatgGCAATGGGGACTGCAGTTTGAGCAAGTCATCCACATCGACTGCTCTAAGTGGGAGAGCACAAGAGCAGTTCAGAGGGAAATCGCAGAGCAGCTGAAGCTTCCCAATCAGGTGATGCAGATGTTTGACAAGCAAGACGAGGAGGATGATTTCAATGGTATTACTGATCAGCAATCTCGGGCTGGGATAGCAGAGGTCGCAATAGAGATCCAGAGGAGCATACAGGGCAGCAGGTTTTTGCTGGTTCTTCACAATGGAAGCAACGAGGAGATTGACATATCTAGCCTTGGTCTTCCTGTATATGAATATTTGACCAACAAGGTGATATGGACCTTCCAAGGGAGGTTTCGGATGGACCCCAATATGAAAGACAAGGCCATGAAGAAGGATATAACAAATGTTCTTCTCTCAGCTTCATGCTATGAGAAAAACCCACAAGATCTCTGGTACTATCTACTGCGCAAAGAGGCTACACTAGTTGCATATAAGAGTGGTGTTGATCCTGAAATACTTGTTCAGTGCTTCTTGTATATGTTGACAATACATTGCACCAGCCGCCATTATGTCGACAGCGAGTATGATTTGGCTACCCATGCATGCAACTATTGGATATGTGATGGAATCATACAGAAAGCCACAGACATTGCTGAAGCATGGCAAGTTGGTGAGAGACTGCAAGGTGATATCCGATGGAATATGGACTACCGCGACAATGAATTTCCCTCTCGCTTTCTATGGTATGCTGAGTGCGTACCACACTGGGCATCACCAGCTCATGGATTTGTGCTGGTCCCTAATAGAGTCGTTCCTAGCAGAATGTTCCAGCATTTTAACAAGCTTGGCGTGATGAAACTCTCAAGATGTAGCTTCAGCTTTTCATCACCTCCATTTCTCTGCTGCCACAGCCTTAGATTTTTATGGCTTGACCACTGTCAAAACCTAGGAAAGAGAGATGAGGCGCAATTGGAAGAGGAGGACACCCCAAGGTTGTGGTCATGCTTCCAAAGCTTATGGGTGCTTGACCTGCGCTACACAGATTGTGATTGGATCTTGTCTGCACGGATGATGGATCTCATGACCCAGCTCAGGGAGCTAAACGTGATGGGAGCCAAAAACTGTGACTTTAGCCATTTACAAGGACGGTTGCGTAACATTCGCAAGCTCCGGCTAACAAAGTCCACCTGCTGGTCCGACACCAATGTGTTCTCAGATATGGAAAGCATGGAGCTTCTTGATTTTTCAGGGAATATGGTCAGTGGTTACATGAGAAGCTTATCTGGCTCAGCTAGCAACATTAACCTTGATTCTGTCATTATTGGTGCCTGTGGTGGGTTAAAAATCATCTCTTTTAGGGACTGCAAAGAATTGAAGAACATATTCTTGAAAGGATCGTTGGGGAGTCCTGAAGAGCTGGACCTCTCGGGCACAGGAGTGAAAACACTCAACTTCAGGGAAGTGGTAGCCACCTCACTCCCCAAGCAGATCATCCTGCTAGGCTGCGAGAAGCTCCGTGCAATATTGTGGCCTAAGACATTTCAAGGGAAAGGGTGGTCTGGTTTGCTGCATCTTGACACCACCTCAATATCAGCATCAGCTGACGGAGGTGAAGCATCACATGCACATCCCCTTAGCGATCAAGCCCTCCAACAGCAGAAAGAAGAAAAGTTTAACGGTGGATGGCGGATTTCTCTTATGGATACAAGGCTCCTGAGGTCGCTTTCTCCTGTAAGAGAATTTTTAAGGGCCACATCCGTACATATTGATATCTGTCCTGCAGCTACTGTTGGTGGTTGCAACATCCAAGGAACAAGCAGCCACAAACTACTGCAAGTCCAACCGCACACAAGGACTATGGTGGACTCCATGTATGGATATGTCTTGAAGGATGGTGGCCCAGTTGGAGTGATGGTGATGTGGGACTGCCCTAAGATATTTCTTTGGGATGAACCAAAGACATGTATGATAAAGATCATTCATGGACAGGGCAACAAACTTTTGGAGGATGCCCCAAGTGCTAGCACTAGTGCTTTATTATTGCCTGGTTTTATATGCAAGCAGAGTACATCTGTGCATGTCTATGATAACTTGTCCATCACCAATATCCCTCCACCTCTCGACGGATCAGGATGGCAGAGTCTAAGATGGTGCCGAGTCGAGAGGTGCCCCAAGCTACACACGGTCTTCAATATTGGGCAGGGCAATGGTGCGTCCAGCTTTAGGCGTCTGGAGACATTATGGTTGTCCCAGCTTCTGACGGCAGAGACATTTACTACGCCAATTCTGACCTTTTGTAGCCTGGAGTTCTTGCACCTGGACTGCTGTCCCAGGCTCTTACACGTGTTCACCTTGGCCAGCAGAAATTCAGGGAGGTTCTTCTGTAGTTATTTGCAGACCCTCGAGATAGTGTACTGTGATGATCTAAGGGAGGTCTTCCCTTTGGCCCCTGGGCCCCAAAAACAGGATACAGTTATAGAATTTCCCTATCTGAGGAGCATCCACCTGCATGAGGTCCCCAAGCTGCAGCACATCTGTGGGTGCAGGATGTGGGAGCCTATACTCGAGACCGTCAAGATCCGAGGCTGTTGGAGCCTTAGGCGTCTGCCGTCCGTCGGCCGCGACACCAAGCCACCCAAGGTGGACTGCGAGAAGGACTGGTGGGATAACCTTGAGTGGGACGGGTTGAATAAGTACCATCACCCGTCCCTCTACGAGCCAAGCCACTCGCTGTACTACAAGGTCGAGCTGCCCAGAGGCACCATACTAAG GTAA
- the LOC123143054 gene encoding putative pentatricopeptide repeat-containing protein At1g68930 isoform X2, with protein MSRPLCNHYAALLSSSSAAAAAASGRDGARVSGAVHGLVLRTLPHPPPTYLLNHLLAAYARSGRLPLARRLFDAMPDPNLFTRNALLSALARARLLPDMERLFASMPERDAVSYNALIAGFSGAGAPARAARAYQALLREEAVVDGARVRPSRITMSGMVMAASALGDRALGRQVHCQILRLGFGAYAFTGSPLVDMYAKMGLIGDAKRVFDEMEGKNVVMYNTMITGLLRCKMVEEARGVFEAMVDRDSITWTTMVTGLTQNGLQSEALDVFRRMSAEGVGIDQYTFGSILTACGALAASEEGKQIHAYTIRTLYDDNIFVGSALVDMYSKCRSIRSAEAVFRRMTCKNIISWTAMIVGYGQNGCGEEAVRVFSEMQRDGIKPDDFTLGSVISSCANLASLEEGAQFHCMALVSGLRPYITVSNALVTLYGKCGSIEDAHRLFDEMPFHDQVSWTALVSGYAQFGKAKETMDLFEKMLLKGVKPDGVTFIGVLSACSRSGLVEKGRSYFHSMQKDHGIVPLDDHYTCMIDLYSRSGRLKEAEEFIRQMPRCPDAIGWATLLSACRLRGDMDIGKWAAENLLKTDPQNPASYVLLCSMHASKGEWSEVAQLRCGMRDRQVKKEPGCSWIKYKNKVHIFSADDQSHPFSGTIYEKLQWLNSKMLEEGYKPDVSSVLHDVADAEKVHMLSNHSEKLAIAFGLIFVPEEMPIRVVKNLRVCVDCHNATKFISKITGRDILVRDAVRFHKFSNGICSCGDFW; from the coding sequence ATGAGCCGCCCGCTCTGCAACCACTACGccgctctcctctcctcctcctccgccgccgccgccgccgccagcggccGCGATGGGGCCCGCGTCTCCGGCGCCGTCCACGGCCTCGTCCTCCGGACGCTCCCGCACCCGCCGCCCACCTACCTCCTCAACCACCTCCTCGCCGCCTACGCCAGGTCCGGCCGCCTCCCCCTCGCGCGCCGCCTGTTCGACGCAATGCCCGACCCCAACCTCTTCACCCGCAACGCGCTGCTCTCGGCGCTGGCCCGCGCGCGCCTCCTCCCGGACATGGAGCGGCTCTTCGCGTCCATGCCCGAGCGCGACGCGGTGTCCTACAACGCGCTCATCGCGGGCTTCTCGGGCGCCGGCGCCCCCGCGCGGGCGGCCCGGGCGTACCAAGCGCTGCTccgggaggaggcggtggtggacgGCGCCAGGGTCAGGCCCAGCCGCATCACCATGTCCGGCATGGTCATGGCCGCGTCGGCGCTCGGCGACCGCGCGCTCGGCCGGCAGGTGCACTGCCAGATCCTGCGGCTCGGGTTCGGGGCCTACGCCTTCACCGGGAGCCCGTTGGTTGATATGTACGCCAAGATGGGGCTCATTGGGGACGCCAAGCGGGTCTTTGATGAGATGGAGGGCAAGAATGTGGTGATGTATAATACGATGATCACGGGTCTCCTCCGGTGCAAGATGGTTGAGGAGGCCAGGGGGGTGTTTGAGGCGATGGTCGACAGGGACTCCATCACCTGGACTACGATGGTTACAGGGCTGACGCAGAATGGGTTGCAGTCGGAGGCGCTGGATGTTTTCAGGCGGATGAGTGCTGAGGGTGTCGGCATTGATCAGTACACTTTCGGAAGCATCCTTACAGCCTGTGGCGCCCTTGCTGCCTCAGAAGAGGGGAAGCAAATCCATGCCTACACAATCAGAACTCTGTATGATGACAATATTTTTGTTGGAAGTGCGCTTGTTGACATGTACTCAAAGTGCAGGAGCATCAGATCGGCAGAAGCCGTTTTCAGAAGGATGACATGCAAAAACATCATCTCATGGACTGCAATGATCGTTGGCTATGGACAGAATGGGTGCGGCGAGGAGGCTGTGAGGGTGTTCTCGGAGATGCAGAGGGATGGGATTAAGCCTGATGATTTCACTCTTGGCAGTGTTATAAGTTCTTGTGCTAATCTAGCAAGCCTGGAAGAGGGAGCACAGTTCCACTGTATGGCGCTTGTCTCAGGGTTGAGGCCGTACATTACAGTGTCTAATGCACTCGTTACCTTGTACGGAAAGTGTGGCAGTATCGAGGACGCACACCGCCTGTTTGATGAGATGCCGTTTCATGATCAAGTCTCCTGGACTGCCCTTGTCTCAGGTTATGCGCAGTTTGGGAAAGCAAAAGAAACTATGGATTTGTTTGAGAAGATGTTATTGAAGGGTGTGAAGCCTGACGGGGTAACATTTATTGGTGTCCTTTCTGCTTGTAGCCGTTCAGGGCTTGTGGAGAAAGGCCGCAGCTACTTTCATTCCATGCAGAAGGACCATGGTATTGTGCCCTTGGACGATCACTATACTTGTATGATTGACCTTTATAGCAGATCAGGGAGGTTAAAAGAAGCTGAGGAGTTCATAAGGCAGATGCCACGGTGTCCTGATGCAATTGGATGGGCCACATTGCTTAGTGCATGCCGGTTGCGTGGCGACATGGATATTGGGAAATGGGCTGCTGAGAATCTCTTGAAAACTGACCCTCAAAACCCAGCGAGCTATGTCTTGCTGTGCAGCATGCATGCTTCTAAAGGTGAATGGAGCGAGGTTGCCCAGCTTAGGTGCGGAATGAGGGATAGGCAAGTGAAGAAGGAACCAGGCTGCAGCTGGATCAAGTATAAAAATAAAGTTCACATATTTTCAGCCGACGATCAGTCTCACCCCTTCTCCGGAACAATTTATGAAAAGCTCCAGTGGCTCAACTCTAAGATGCTGGAAGAAGGATACAAGCCTGATGTCAGTTCTGTGCTGCATGATGTGGCAGATGCTGAGAAGGTTCACATGCTCAGCAATCATAGCGAGAAGCTTGCAATTGCCTTTGGCTTAATTTTTGTTCCAGAGGAAATGCCGATCCGGGTTGTCAAGAATCTGCGTGTTTGTGTGGATTGCCACAATGCTACCAAGTTCATCTCGAAGATAACCGGTCGTGATATTCTTGTGAGGGATGCTGTCAGATTTCACAAGTTTAGCAATGGCATTTGCTCATGTGGGGACTTCTGGTAA